AGCATGGAAGGTCAAATACAGCACATACAAttgtgctcctgctgctggacaATACAGCGTATTAAGATCAAGGCCATTTATACAGGTATTTCTGGGTGTTTGCCATGGGGATGTTCCCAAAAGGCAGCCTCCTACGCTCCCTAGCCCCCTCTCACAAAGTAATACAGCACTTTGTACCAGTTGCTATCTGGCCTGTAGCTTTGTGGATTACTGCAGCTTGGCTGTACGGCTGGGTAGGAGTATTATGCAATGCACTAAGCAGAGCCTGGCCAGTACCTCCTGCATACAAAATTGTTCTGTATAATCTCTCAGTAAAATTATCACTTATGTGACTGATTTGTACTGGACATGCTGGAACAAAACCACGTACAGCTATGTTGTCCTTCAGGTTGCAGTTAAATTAATGAGTGCTCTGAGAGCTTTTCTGGTTTGTACAAATAAATTCCTGAGCTGAAAGCACTACTTGCCAGACTTTGCTGACAAGCTTCATGTCAGGGTAGATCTGTTCTAGTATCTCCCACAAgatttgggtttctttttttttcttccagacacTAGCAGAACTTCAGCAGCTAAATCTGCTGGTGGTTGTTCCTCCTGCCCCAAACCCTTCTGCAACAACACACTGACCTCAGCCTCCTGCAGCATCAAAAAGTCCTGTGACCCTGTTTAAGGTCAAGGTAAAAGGACTGTTGCCATTTCAAACATATGTGCTCTCCAAATTGAATGCTTTATTGCAGCTAGTACTATTTCTGACTAGAGGCTATAGATCTTCAGGGGGATTGCTTAATGACAAGTTTCTTGATTTGTGCCTCAACGTGGTTGTATCCAGGCATAGTCAAAGCCCCTGATAGAGAGGTGTCCAcctgtccctccctcctctATAACCCTTGTTGCAAGATAACTCCTCTCATGAagtgctttttaaggcttttacCACCAGTGACTTTTTCAAGCCAAGTCTGTGAGAAGGAAGGATACCTCTTAGCCATAAGCTTGCTGATTTTATTGCTGAATGAGATTATTGCTTTAAGTGAAACTGTGAGAAGCAAATGGCACAGAAAGGACTTAGGCCGTGACCTGGCAGCAGCAGACAATGCTAAGGTAGCCTAGTTATCACAGTTATTGCCTTTGCTCTTCCTTCCAGGCAAGGGAAATGTTGATTTGTTCTGGGACTGGGAGAGTTTGCTAGCTAAGAAGGTAAAAGGCTCAAGCAGTGTTTTCCGATCTGTCACTGTCACTTCCCACAGTCTCACTTTCTCAGCCCTTGCCcattgctgtgctgcttctgtttccacTTGCCTTTGGTCCAGGAGGTCAGTTTTGTTTCCCAAGACAATTACTGTTACctacaaacaaaatgaaagggTGCGCTTTACACAAAAAGCATCTACCACTCACAATGCTTTTAAACAGCAAGCAAGCAGCAACACAGTTCAGAACTGATCTTTAACTTAGCACTGGCACAAGGTAAGCTGCATGTAGTTTGGAAGATCGGGGTCTGGGATTTGAATTACCCTCATCTACTTGTAGGCTGGGAGCTGGTTTTACTCATAGGATATGCAGgacttccccttctccccccagtTGCTTAAAGGGAAACAATACCCAAGAGAGCCAAAGTTAAACAGCCCTATTCTGCATTTACTTGGCAATTGAGCTGCCCTAGACAAATGATAAGAGCATGACATCTGAGTAGGTCAGAGCAGCAGATGCTTGAGTGATGAAAAAATGCATGGCAGCAGAGAAAGCCTGGACCCCACAGCTATGGATTTTGCCCAGCTTGTTTTTTGCCAAGCCCCAGCCCGGAATATTAACTAAAGCCAACATTACCACAAGGCAGCCTGTGCAagcagctggggcaggctgAGCTGTTCTACCCCTCTCCCAGCACAACCGGCTGCCTGCTCCCGCATGTGCCATAAGCCACTATAGGAACCTAAGCAAACAATCTTCTCTTGCTGAAAAGGGTCAGATAAGCACCAGCACCATCCTCCTGGAAGCAGTTTCAAGAGCAGCCAGTTAGCTaaccagagcagcacagctgtaTCAAGTCAGACCATTAGCTGTAAGGATCGATCAAGTGACTTCTGTATCACCGAGACAGTATGGTGTGGCTGAGCTCAGTGGCCTGCCTGGTACTTCAGTTCTAGGAAGTGCCAAAAGTTGTTCTGGCCACTTAAAGTTACTGCTCCTGCCTATTTTAATTTAAccattttctaaaaatgttttaccaGCGTCAGCTCTTAGGGGAAACCAGGCCTATGTTTATAGCTCAAGGTCCTTAGTCAAACTCTGGTCTCATCTCTACAGTAGTGGCTTAACAAAGATCAAGTGATAAAGTCCTCTCCTACTgatgatttggggtttttgctgTGGCCACACCTGCTTGCTCTTTCCTATTCACCAGGCTAACTCCAGgatgtcttctgtttctttccagctAGAGATGTTTGTCCTGTTCCTGTGAGGTCTGAggcttcctttcttttctataGCAGCCCATCCATGGTGtttgcaaaaaatgtttttccctctgtgaaGGCTTTGAAAAGAAGCTATAATCTTCATATGCATTTACCACATGCTCCAACTGAATTTTACCTATGGTTAAGCTCTGTCAGTGCAAAAGAACACAACCTCTATTCAGTATAAAGTTTGGCCAGGTTTAAGGTGCGTGTTGGAGAGCCACCACAGCCAGCAGAGGCAAGGAACCAGCCATCAGCACTTTCTGTCATCTGCCACACAACAGGAGACTGTGCCACCCAACAAGGTGAAGTTCTGCCAGCTCAGAAGCACCATGTCTGGAGATAACATCCCTAATTTGGTTAAGGGTGCATTCTAGCAGAGCCCAAACTTTAAGCCTCCTGGTGCTGTCTTAAGGTAGGACTCCTGATCTCACCTTCTACCCACTTCAAAGCATATTTTATATGGACTAGAAATCAGATGAATAAAACTAATTTATCCAGCTTATTGTGGGCACCGCTCTTTTGACTGTGATCCTCAGTCAAGATCACAACTTTAAGCTCTCCTAGAGGATAAGCAAGTTGGCTGTTTTCTAAAATACCTGCATGCAACAAGAAAGAAGAGTTGTGGCAGGTAACACAGGGAGAGGGATGCAGAGCCTATTGGGTCTGTGACTCCCTCTCCGCATTACAATGTGCTGTAAAGTAACAAATCAGGGCCCTCACAAAACACAGCGCCTGGGAAAAATTTCCTGCTCATCCACCTTTCCTTGCCCTGCAGGGGAGTTATGATTGACTCCCGTATCCCTGATATACGTGACAGTCTGCAGCTCACACCAGCCCTACCAGCTAACATACCTCTCCTGTGACTGCACGTTCAGCTGCTGTCAAACTTGAAGCCTGCCTTCCTCCACCACCCTATGTGCTGTCAGTACTAAACAAGTTACATTTTTGGGAAGTCTCTCCCTACCATTATCCAATTAAttcttcatgcatttttattttttttaacagcataaACCAGACATTTGGAAAGCTGTAGGCTAAAGACATTTAACAGGGAAAACGACTTGAGAGTATAAAGATACTGTAAGAAAAGCCATAATGCTAATGCCACATGCAAGTTATATTTGTTTAGCTAAGCTGGAACACTGTCAGCTGAAAACACTAGCTGCTTTCTATGGGAAAATAGAGCAGTCATTTCACACAATTGAATTGATTCAATACGGttgttaaaatacattaaagctGCTTTGCCAATTGACTAATGTCTGGGAGACCCATTGTCAATTACACTAGTTTGTAAGCCATCAACTACAtgaatacaaaacaaacaaagataATGCCCTTCGTTACATTATTCTATGCACTTGACTTCCCGTGTACAATAGCTAAAAAAACATATGAACTGCACTGCTGGAGACCATATGTTTTATTAGTCATAAGTGTCCTGGCTGGTGCATTCAGCTAACTGAATTTTAGCTATAGTAGAGGAAGtaaggatgagaaaaaaaacgCATTCTTTTGCATGACCTGCATGGCACGTGAATTAGGCTTCCCCAGCATGATAAAGCTTCCTTTTGCTGGATTGCCCAAGGCTATGGGTACATTCGTTTTCCTTTGTAAGTGagttttacagaaacaaaatctaTGCTTTGCAACCTTACCTTCCTATCACTGATAAAGCTATAAGCCAAGCAGTTAAGGCACTGTGCATTTACCTCCTTTTTGTCTCTAAAGACATCAATTTCCTTTTTGAGCAGTTCGACTCTTTGGAAAGCTTCGAGGCTGGTCACGGCATACACAAGAACGAAGCCGTCAACAACAGAGAAATAGTGTTTTGGCAATTCTACACCCTCCTGCAGACCCCTGGTGTCATAAAGTCGTAACTGTTCCTTCACACCTCGGTCTGTCTCCACCGATGCCAAATACACATCTTCCATTGTGGCACCCTCTTCTAAGcctgttttaaaacaagcagGAAAGTTCAACTGGTGTTAAGTACAGCACCACTGTAGGAATTATTTGCAGTACAGCAGAATTTTACCccacaacagctttcagtgcatGTTTTCCAGAGTAACTTGACCTGGACTTGACCTTGCCTGACATCCCCGTGAAGGGCTGTATTCATAGATCACTGCACCAGCTATTTACAATAGCAACACTGTGTAAATAGAACCATCTAACATATGAGCACATGATTATGCCTGTAAAATTAATCTATACAACATGCACATTCAGGATAGGATAAGATATACAGCTCTTCCCCCAGGTTTCCCAAACTCCAACCACCCAGTGTACCAGTTCAGTGCCAAACACGCTGCGAACAGGCCTGCCCAAACATACCCTTTTGGAAGAGCAGCCAAGAAACACCAGATAGTCAAGTACTAACATCTTGAGCCTACTTCTTTGCTTCATACTGAGCTGGATCACATGGCAGAAGCAGGAGCCAAAGGAATAATTCTGGAAATGAGTGTGTATTGGTGGTACAACTAACCAACAAGTGAAATCAAGCCAGAAAGGGAAGGTGATGTTTGCATGCAAGCAAAGTTGCATGCTATATTTACTCAAACACACAATGAGCTTTTTCCATCCCTTAGGGATCTAAAATGACTCAGATTTGCTAACAGGAGCAAGCTTCTTTACTGCAAGGTAAGAGCATGCACAAGGTAATAAGCTTTCATATGTATATCACCTGCTCCATGGTAACTATCTGCATACTggctctccttcctctctccccatgGTAAACATGAGGTAATTCAAGGCAGCTTACTTTGAactaattaaaacatttttttccaagacaaaCCTGAAAACACATAGATCACCTTAGCTTCATGGTCCCCTGGATGCAGATGCATAAGGTTACAGGTCCCAACAAACTATGTATAGTGTAGCTGGGCCACTTTCAGAGTAGGTTTTAAGGATTCGTATAAACCCTCTGCAATCCACATTTTTGCCTCCACTGCACTCCTGTATACATGAATTGTTTGCCATTGCAGGGCTACAATAATGAGCACCGCATTATTCTCTTTGTCTGCCAAAAAGGGACCATATTAGTGCATTGTTTAAGAAAACACGAGGGATTATCTGGCCTGTGAAAATAAGGATTTTGCTATATTCAATGACACTATTCAAAATACTTCACATTGACAAACAAACTAAAGCATTCCACCCATGCTGATGGTTTCCCATGATGTATGCAGCATTCCTGTGCAGGAAAGTGGCAcaagctgttctttttgccCCTCTCTGTTCAGTCTTCGTAGATCAGGCTCTTACTAGGTTTGCAACGAATTCATTCATCTCGCCTTCAAATATAGCCATGCTAACATGCGACAGCAAAactaaaagcagaagaacaaaacaaacgTTAATAAAAAGAGGAAGCGCGAAGGCATTCCATGTGGTTGCAGAATGTGTTACAAGGgtgtttttaaagactgaagTAGGTAATAGAGCCCTTTCTGGTATAGCACCATATTATTTCTCGCTCTGCTTCATTGCATTTTACAGACAGGTCAAAGAAATAGCTAGCATCAGTAAATACTACTTTGGCAAGAATGACTGAACCataagttttctttttagaaagcaATGAAGAATGTACAGGTTTTTACCATTTAAATGCTGCACTGTAATTCAACAGTCTAATATATCCACATTCTCCTGTGACAGTCTCTTCCTAATGGCATTAAAAGTAGCAGTGCAAATTGTGTCTTTTAACATCCTACTTGAAAACGAATAGGAAAAATTAAGATCTGGGAGTTAAGTCAGCAGAATAGAGCAACAAATTTTGATGTGAAATGGGGGGGTACTTTGGAAGAAACTGGAATTTATGCATCAGTATCAGATTCCAGAGGTGAAATTTCACCTACGTACATTGGAGGAAGGAGTATATGCAAGTAGATTCCTAAGCAAACACGGATAATTTTTAGACATACCGTGTCACCTTATTCTAGGCCCTGCTTCCAAAGCCCACAACGTGTGCTAGCCACATCTTGCTGGCAGTGATACTTACACTTCTTGTTAGTACCATCCCATTTGTGCACTTTCTCAGTCTTCATTCAAGCACGTGCCGGGCAAGTTGTTGTACAAGCAGCAGAACTAGTCAGGAAAGCCCAGTGTCCTAGGAAGGTGTCTAGCACCATCCCATCCTCCCTGTCACAAGAGCCCCGGTTCTCCTTTCCTTCACTGGCATCCCCAGGCATCCTCCCACTTTTCGTTACCTGGGTGGGCAAGGGCAGCTTGTGCTGGGGAGTTACTGCCCTGCAGACTGCTGCCAGCTCGAGTAGGTTTTCCTTGGAGAAGAGCATTATCATGggccttttctctctctcctgctacCGTTTTTTCTAAATTTACAGAAACATATTTTGAGATATCTACTGCTGTAACACAGATGAACAGGCAGATGGAACCAGCTTTCAGGTTCAGAAGCTATGGGGGGAAAGGGGAACTAACAAGGCAGTGAACAATCTCATGGTTTCTTTGGAAactaaagatgaaaaaagttagggaggaaagggaagaatagACAGGAGATTGATACCATTCTCTAGTGCCTACTTAGCTGGTGCAAGTCTCGGGAGAGGCAGAAACGTCTTCATCTATGTTACCAACTGCTGCCACAGAGGAACTGCAAGGGTAAGCCTCAGTCATAAATTGTGTGATGTTTCAACCCCTGGTGGTTTCccaatgaggaaaagaaaaggttcaATATACTAATGAATACTGCACACTCAGGCTAGACAAGGCAGAGATACTGCAAATaccaaaataaagcaaaatttgaGGGATGGAATTTCAGAAGTTCCCAAATGACTCTTGAACATAAATGCAGTGCAAattttgtgtcttctttttGTGTACTTTTGAAGATCTCCTAAGTaatctctccctccctcttcccagcaGGAATTTAGCAAATAGCTCCTAAAGCCTGCTATTCCTTGCATTTCTACAACTCCAGGATAACAGGCTTTGCTTACTTAGATCTCAAACAACAGTGTATCAGAGGGTCACTGACTTGGAGAGGAGCTGGACAGGACTCAACAGGAGCTGGTCTATTTAGATTTGGCCGCTAGTTAAGTACTGGTCCCACCAGCCAGTAGCCACAGTTGTGACCCTCAGTTGCATACattcagcttcattttcatCCATTTCTAAAATACAAAGCTGACTGCAGCTCCACCAGGAGATAGTTAtgatttaagaaacaaaaatgtaagaatgcATAATTTGGCTAATTAGCCTCCACATCTTTGGAGCTGTGACAGCTaaaaccccaaatccccccaGCTGAGAACAAGCGAGGCAAATTCTCTCTCGTTATGGGTTCTACCACAGTAATATATGGTGTTTTCATTCCCAGCTAGTAAGATGATTTGAAGTAGCTGCTTATGAATAACCTGACCATACCAGCTATTTACGTAGCCAAGAGGCAGAGATAAGGAAAATCgtattttctgcaagaaaagtTCTCATCTCCTCCTGCTTAGCTGATAAGCTTTACCATAGGTTGAGGAGCCAGAGatattttaaaggcagaagGAAGGCTCTTTTCTGTGCCATCACTGAACAGGAGCACTGTTTAAGGAAAAACACCTATCCTCTTTACAGACGTGTCCCATGCCAAAGTTAAGCCAGCACCTCTCCTGTTAGCTCTCTCAAGAGAGCTCAGGCCAAGCAGTGCCAGGTACCACAGGTATTTAGTGGGACAAACTTCTGCTGCCAGTCAAGGACCCATTTCATGACCAGGGAGAAAAGACCGGCCCCTCTTTCCTCAGGAGTGCAACAGAGGGTGGAAGATTTGGACGAACGTAACACTGAAGCCATGAAAAGAGAGATCATCCCAGGTACCAGGCAACCGTATACATACATGCAAGTCTTAACAACTATTCAGCCCAACCTATGGCAATATAGTCCCTGCACGACTCAAAGATAAATCTGCACTCATTTCAAACATCtcctttcaggttttgtttgaTTCCTTGTCTCAGTTTAGCCAGAGAGGCTGCCATGCAATATGTACGTTAGCATCTCTCATCTTTTTGCCCTCTCTCATCCCAGGCCCCAAGCCAAACAGCTCCTCTTACAGTTTTAAAGCCTAGCACGAAGCCCAGTACCACACATTGTTGCTCACATGCTCCAGGGACACGCATATTCCTTTTTTAGGGGTGTTCCTCCCCCCCTAGTAATTTTTCCTCTGACCTCAAGCAATCTTGGTGCCTTTGCAAGAGTGCTAGCTGCCAACCATGTAAGCAACTGCAGCACTTCGGACTTCACCCATGACAAGCCATGGAGAGCTGAAGGTACACATTTTtctaggaagaaaaacacagcacaacTGGGTTTACAGCACCATCACCATGCAAAGGGCCAGGAGTATAGGCTCAAAGCCAAGGGCTTTATATAGCAGCGTGAAACCTCCAAGGACACTAATCACTTCCCTGACAGCAGCTGTGGCACCACTCCTTCTTACAGGAAAGTCAACAGGAGGCAGGTTAGCACTGACATAGACTGATGGCTGATTTACAGCCAGGAGGAGACCCCCATGTCAGTGTCTGGGACACCTTGGAGGATGGCACCAGACCTTGTGCTCTGAGTCTGCAACTGAGTTCGAGCAACCTCTTGTCACTGGGAGGAGGATGTGGCTGCCGTCAGGAACAGACTCGTGCGTTGGCTCAGCAGTCCTCCCCACAGCACCccgtcccctctccccagccctcgGACCAGCCGCAGAGCTGCTTCTGATGTCAGTCAGGAAGCACAGGTTTTGAAACAGCTTGTGTCCATGTTGCCGTACCTGGTGAGCTGCCTTGCTAGTTGGCTCTGAACAGACGGGCTTTCAGCAAACACACTAGTCCTTTTCGCCTCCTGCCAAGAAGGCCAGCAGCCAAGATGTACATGTCAGCTTTCTGGAGCTCACAAGCTTTAGGAAACGAGGATTGAGATTCAGTAATCATGTTTTAAGCGTGGAGGGGCCACCCCTGCAATGGTAGCACCAGCAGTGGGTCTGTGCAGTTTAAAGCCGCtcagctgaggagcagccaAGGACTTGCCAGTCCTCAAACTCTGTCCTTGCCCAGTGAGACCCTCACAGTggtgtcctgcctccacagtTTGAGGGTTAAATCAACACAGATTGGAGCAGTAGCTAAAGATCTTCCGGGAACCATTTTCACCATATTTCAGGCACTCTCTGCCAGAACTGCCTGTGGGCTGAGGAAGAGGCAGGGAGGACAGTGGCTGCTCAGTGGGACTGCCAGAAACACCAGCATATCAGTCCATGCCCCAAAATGTGCCCGATGGCACACGCGGGTGATAGCAAAAGCGCTGGGCCGTGGCCGCTCGTCCTTTGGGGCTGCAGTGGCTCCGTATGAGCCCTCTTCTTACTCTGATCTTGCCTCTGCTACTTACCCTCTTTCTCCAAATGTCTTTGGAATAAGATCTGACCAAAGTCATAAAAAACAGGAGGCtaccttcttccttctccccttgcACTCCCACCTCCACTATCAGCGGCTCCCTCCCTTACTGTTAGCTCCgaaaaataacagcagagctgtgggaaaGGAAAACTGATCTTTTtgagagaggagggggaaagtcTGCGTTGCGCAATGGCTGAGCTGGAGCCCAGCATTCAGGAGCAACAGAGGGACACCCACAGCTAAACCCCCGGCACGAGGCCTCCCTCCGGTTATGTCAGCCAGTATCCATGACGTTGTATAATCGTGTACATGGCTGGTTCCATAAATAGCTCCTCCGATCAGCAACACCCGAATATCCTTCCTGCCTGGGTCGCTAATAGGAGCTCGGGGGAGGAAGTAATGCAAGGCAATACGATTTAAGCAACGTGGCCTTGCTCATGCTGCTCGGGTGTCTCTGACAATTACCAAGCGCAGAGGAGAGGCAGGTCGgtagcaaaaggaaaaaccttCAGCCTGAAGATTTTGCAGCCTTCATGCTGAATGCTACATGGGGCTACGTGCATAGGGCTTGGTAGGATGCTGGAAACATATGTTGCTGCAACATTAGAGGAAATCCTCCTTTTAAACAAGGGTATTAGCACCCAGTTCTGTATCATGCTTTGCCAGCAAATTCCTCCCATCcacacattttaaaggcacagTGCCTGCAAAGCACTGTTCTAGAAATCCTTGAAAGTCCTTTACCCAATAACTTACCCCAACATTTAATTTACCGGCCCAAGGAAAAGATACAAATGGACTAGACAGCTTCTGACAAAGCCCTGAGATTCACCCCTGGTGCCACCCCTGCTGATTGTTGCCCTTCCTCTCAAAGCCAAGTCATGTGgaaacagagggaaacaagACAGCTTTGCCTTCGTTCCCTTTCTTTTGTGCACAGCAAGTCTCAGACATCCCATGCTCCTCTCTCAAGTCCATCTTCcacaggaggatttctttgagAGCCAAGAAGCTCGGCCCTTGAAGTTCAGCACAGAATGTGGGACCTAAAGCAGAGCTGTTGTTCTTTTCAGCACTTTGATTAAATATTAgccaaaaccaagcaaaataaagctttaagAAGATGGAACAAAAATCTAAACAGTCTCTCCGCTCATCATGTGATATCTATTTACTTTTCAAGCATCTACAGCATCTTTCAGGGAACGAGATGTTATGTAAATAGGGAGCAAGCACATTGCCtactttctgtgtttgtttctttttaaacattcatGTGTTTTATAACTGGGAACATCACGGAAAGGGTTCTTCTCCAAGCCCCTTTTAAAAATCGGTAAGCAAGGGACTACGAATTTCAAGAACAGCCCAGAGATGAAACAATTAATTTCCTCCTTCACCTCAGTCCAGTTCGCAGTCCTCGGTTACTGCTTTTTGGGGGCCCACGCAGAACAAAattctggaaaaggaaacaaccccccccaaaaagtaaaaatatctcACCAACAGTATGCTTTCCGTAGAGAAGCTGCTCCAAAATCGCAGTCTTTCCCACCGAGGCCATTCCACAAACCACCACCTTGTAGCCCTTTCCCATCTTTCCTGAGAGGGCAGAGTCAGCAGGCGAGCCCTGTGCAGACACAGGAGTCTGTTAGCCTGGCGCGgtggcagagctcagcaccagACAGAAGCAAAGCCCCTGAAAGGCGAGAGGCAAAACGCAAAGCAGCGGGTGACTCGGAGGCACAGCTCCCTCCCAGGCGCTTGCCAGTGACTGATATTTTTAGGACTAGAGTTTCCTCCCACACCATTCTTTAAGGTTTTAGGCTGCTGCCATCGGTGCCGATGCTTGCCTGTAGCCTCGACACCCATCCGGTCGGGCCTGGGGAGACTGTTTGCGAGCGTTGAAGTGTGTAAACcctctggggcaggggctgtgctTGTTGGCGTGTGTGTAAACTGCAAGACTTGCATTGTTGGGCTTCGTGTTTTTGCTGCGGGCCTGATGGTATCTGGTGGTATCAAGATGGCTTCTGGAAACGCGACAGAACAGCGGTTCCTTCCCTTTTACTTTGTGCAAAGAAAGTTTCTAGCTTTTACAGACTAGGAGCTAGACAATAGAAGCGTTAAAGGCAGAAGCAcaggaaagcaaatgcaaaagcaggtttttttgtcaGTCTTAAATCGGTTTGGATGGGTGGAGGTTGGTTTTAGCAGGAGGCCTCCAGAAGCCAGGGGCAGTTCCCTCTGCAAGGGAGCCATGGCAGAGCAGCAGGCCTTGACTCTCAGGTCGCTGTTTGGAGCAGTTTGCCACAGAGAAAGACGAAGGGTACCTTTTGAGGACCAGGAGAGGCTGGCGATGTCCTGTTTCGATTCCAGTTTAACCGGGTAACACTTCACAAGCCAGGGTGCTCTGCAAAGCAtacaaggaaagacagaaaggtCACCCCGCAGccgcagggaggcagggggTACTTTCAGGCAGGGAAGGCCCAATTCCCATTTTGACTCCTTGGCAGGGCCCGACACCCCCACAGCAGCACACTGG
This Gavia stellata isolate bGavSte3 chromosome 6, bGavSte3.hap2, whole genome shotgun sequence DNA region includes the following protein-coding sequences:
- the NKIRAS1 gene encoding NF-kappa-B inhibitor-interacting Ras-like protein 1; translation: MGKGYKVVVCGMASVGKTAILEQLLYGKHTVGLEEGATMEDVYLASVETDRGVKEQLRLYDTRGLQEGVELPKHYFSVVDGFVLVYAVTSLEAFQRVELLKKEIDVFRDKKEVTVIVLGNKTDLLDQRQVETEAAQQWARAEKVRLWEVTVTDRKTLLEPFTFLASKLSQSQNKSTFPLPGRKSKGNNCDN